The following are encoded together in the Clostridium sp. 'White wine YQ' genome:
- a CDS encoding aconitate hydratase, whose translation MGENLVYKILKSHLVEGELVVGEPIGIKIDQTLTQDSTGTMAYLQLEAMGIDRVKTKRSVAFIDHNMLQQGFENADDHAFIQTVASKYGVYFSKPGNGICHQVFLERFSTPGETLTGSDSHTPTAGGVGMLAMGAGGLDVALAMGGGAYYINTPKVCKINLVGKLNPMVAAKDIILEVLRQLTVKGGVGRVFEYAGEGVKTLSVPERATITNMGAELGATTSIFPSDERTLEYFKAQGREEDWIEFKPDADAIYDEEITIDLSELKPLAAKPHSPDNVEEIKTIGKIKVDQVAIGSCTNSSYEDLMKVSKILKGKKVHPEVSLVIAPGSRQVMEMLSRNGALADIISAGARILENSCGPCIGMGQAPGTDAVSLRTFNRNFYGRSGTLSAKVYLVSPETAAVSAINGYLTDPTELDIDIKVELPERFLIDDSMIIAPAVDGSKVEIKRGPNIKPFPVNNPLGDSLEGKAILKVGDNITTDHIMPSNSKLLPYRSNIPYLADYCFNTVDENFPKYAKENNGGFIVGGGNYGQGSSREHAALAPLYLGVKGVIAKSFARIHKANLINNGIVPMTFANEEDYDKINHFDELVISDIKEALNSGVLEVTNKTGNYTFKVNVELTEKEIEVINAGGRLNYVKINA comes from the coding sequence ATGGGCGAAAATTTAGTATATAAAATATTAAAATCACATTTAGTAGAAGGAGAACTTGTAGTAGGAGAACCAATAGGTATTAAAATAGACCAAACCCTTACTCAAGATTCAACAGGTACAATGGCATATCTTCAATTAGAAGCTATGGGTATAGATAGAGTAAAAACTAAAAGAAGTGTTGCTTTTATTGATCATAATATGCTACAACAAGGCTTTGAAAATGCTGATGACCATGCATTTATTCAAACAGTAGCATCCAAATATGGAGTGTATTTTTCAAAACCAGGAAACGGAATATGTCACCAAGTATTCTTAGAAAGATTCTCAACTCCAGGTGAAACCTTAACAGGTTCAGATTCACATACACCTACAGCAGGTGGAGTTGGAATGCTTGCTATGGGAGCAGGTGGATTAGATGTTGCTTTAGCAATGGGTGGAGGAGCTTATTATATTAATACACCTAAAGTCTGCAAGATTAATCTTGTAGGAAAACTAAACCCAATGGTAGCGGCAAAGGATATAATTCTTGAAGTATTAAGACAACTTACAGTAAAAGGTGGAGTTGGAAGAGTATTTGAATATGCAGGAGAAGGAGTTAAAACTCTTTCAGTTCCAGAAAGAGCAACTATAACAAACATGGGAGCAGAACTTGGAGCTACAACTTCAATATTCCCAAGTGATGAAAGAACTCTTGAGTATTTTAAAGCTCAAGGAAGAGAAGAAGATTGGATAGAATTTAAACCAGATGCAGATGCAATATATGATGAAGAAATTACAATAGATTTATCAGAGCTTAAGCCACTTGCGGCTAAGCCACATTCACCAGACAATGTTGAAGAAATTAAAACAATCGGAAAAATAAAAGTTGATCAAGTTGCAATAGGAAGCTGTACTAATTCATCTTATGAGGATTTAATGAAAGTATCTAAGATTCTTAAAGGTAAAAAAGTACATCCAGAAGTAAGCTTAGTAATCGCACCAGGATCAAGACAGGTTATGGAGATGCTATCTAGAAATGGAGCACTTGCAGATATTATAAGTGCAGGAGCTAGAATACTTGAAAATTCTTGTGGACCTTGTATAGGTATGGGTCAAGCACCAGGAACTGATGCAGTTTCCTTAAGAACTTTCAATAGAAATTTCTATGGAAGAAGTGGAACTCTATCAGCAAAAGTTTATTTAGTATCACCAGAAACAGCAGCTGTATCAGCTATAAATGGATATTTAACTGATCCAACTGAATTGGATATTGATATAAAGGTAGAACTACCAGAAAGATTCTTAATTGATGATAGTATGATAATAGCTCCAGCAGTAGATGGGAGCAAGGTTGAAATAAAGAGAGGCCCTAATATAAAGCCATTCCCAGTTAATAATCCACTTGGAGATTCTTTAGAAGGAAAAGCTATATTGAAGGTTGGAGACAATATTACAACTGACCATATTATGCCATCAAATTCAAAATTACTACCATATAGATCTAATATTCCTTACTTAGCAGACTACTGTTTCAATACAGTAGATGAAAACTTCCCTAAGTATGCAAAGGAAAATAACGGTGGATTTATAGTTGGAGGGGGTAACTACGGTCAAGGTTCATCAAGAGAGCATGCTGCACTTGCACCACTTTATTTAGGAGTTAAAGGAGTTATAGCTAAGAGTTTTGCAAGAATTCATAAGGCTAATCTAATTAATAATGGAATAGTACCTATGACTTTTGCAAATGAAGAAGATTATGATAAGATAAATCATTTTGACGAGTTAGTTATTTCTGATATTAAAGAAGCTCTTAATTCTGGAGTATTAGAAGTTACAAATAAAACAGGAAATTATACATTCAAGGTAAATGTAGAATTAACTGAAAAAGAAATAGAAGTAATAAATGCAGGTGGAAGATTAAACTACGTAAAAATTAATGCATAA
- the nifV gene encoding homocitrate synthase has product MSIKDLKTGKEITIVDTTLRDGEQTAGVVFSNHEKVAIAELLDELGVDQLEVGIPTMGGDEKAAIKTIAKRGLKASIMAWNRAVISDIEQSIDCGVDAVAISISVSDIHIEHKLKTSREWVLESMVKAVEFAKKNGVYISVNGEDSSRADRDFLVQFITEAKKAGADRFRYCDTVGIMEPFKINSIIKDLRDNTNFDIEMHTHNDFGMATANAIAGILGGATHVGVTVNGLGERAGNAALEEVLMALKHVYGYEVNADTKMFRELSEYVSRASGRDLPIWKAIVGTNMFAHESGIHADGAIKNPKNYEAFSPDEVGLQRQLVIGKHSGRASIVNKFKEYGEELDSQAADWLLAKVREVSVNLKRSLFDKEIVQLYRDYKRINKQ; this is encoded by the coding sequence ATGTCTATTAAAGATTTAAAAACAGGTAAAGAGATTACTATTGTAGATACTACTTTACGTGATGGAGAGCAAACTGCAGGTGTAGTTTTTTCGAATCATGAAAAGGTAGCTATAGCAGAATTACTTGATGAATTAGGTGTAGATCAGCTTGAAGTCGGAATTCCTACTATGGGTGGAGATGAAAAAGCTGCTATAAAAACTATCGCAAAGAGAGGCTTAAAAGCTTCAATAATGGCGTGGAATAGAGCCGTAATTTCAGATATTGAGCAATCTATTGATTGTGGCGTTGATGCTGTTGCAATTTCTATATCAGTATCAGATATCCATATTGAGCATAAGCTTAAAACCTCAAGAGAATGGGTTTTAGAAAGTATGGTAAAAGCAGTAGAGTTTGCTAAGAAAAATGGAGTATATATATCTGTTAATGGAGAAGACTCTTCAAGAGCTGATAGGGATTTCCTTGTACAGTTTATAACAGAAGCTAAAAAGGCAGGTGCCGATAGATTTAGATATTGTGATACTGTTGGAATAATGGAACCATTTAAAATTAATAGTATCATTAAAGATTTAAGAGATAATACAAATTTTGATATAGAAATGCATACTCATAATGATTTTGGTATGGCTACAGCAAATGCTATTGCAGGAATCTTAGGGGGAGCAACTCACGTTGGAGTAACTGTAAATGGATTAGGGGAAAGAGCAGGAAATGCAGCACTAGAAGAAGTTTTAATGGCTCTTAAACACGTTTATGGATATGAAGTTAATGCAGATACAAAGATGTTTAGAGAATTATCTGAATATGTATCTAGAGCATCAGGAAGAGATCTTCCTATATGGAAAGCTATAGTTGGTACAAATATGTTTGCTCATGAATCAGGAATTCATGCAGATGGGGCAATAAAAAATCCTAAAAACTATGAGGCTTTTTCACCAGATGAAGTTGGACTTCAAAGACAGTTAGTTATAGGTAAACATTCCGGAAGAGCAAGCATAGTAAATAAGTTTAAAGAGTATGGGGAAGAACTAGATAGTCAGGCAGCAGATTGGCTTTTGGCTAAAGTTAGAGAAGTTTCTGTTAACCTTAAGAGAAGCCTTTTTGATAAAGAAATAGTTCAGCTCTATAGAGATTATAAGAGAATAAATAAGCAATAA
- the nrdD gene encoding anaerobic ribonucleoside-triphosphate reductase produces the protein MLDVVKRDGRETKFNSEKISNAIKRAAEEAGSHLREGQVIDLVQKVITYIEMSEQERVTVEEIQNLVVRALKDSGLNEIAGNYSAYRDERTKVREIKSDLMTAIKKIGVETDRDNANVGNNFSSKLLRIASESNKWHNLASMPKHLAKAHENGDVYYHDLDSYNLTTNCLHIPTKEMLEKGFNTGYGTINMPRRIETAAELSCILLQSTQNDMFGGQSHPDFDNDMAIFIEPTREEIRNELVSYGLEGEKLEETIERKLVERVHQAMQGVVYNLNTMHSRAGSQVPFSSINLGIPHSKEAALVCEAFLLEYEKGLGRGEQPIFPNIIFRVKEGVNREPNDPYHYLYKLACRVAAKRMNPTFMNIDADFNKEYYDQGYMPATMGCRTYLMKNVNGEPGCKGRGNIAPTTINLPRIGILAKGDINKFFEIFDSRIELAKESLLHRYGILKQLRVKDLPFVAGQHLMKGAEGLDQNDSIEPILKQGTWGIGFIGLAETLVALTGKHHGESEEARELGVKIVTHLRNKCDRFIEETKLNWSCYATPAEGLSGKFIKQDQKMFGKLNGVTDKEYYTNSYHVPVSQPLSIKTKIEIEAPYHKLCNAGHISYLEVDDCPTGEAIMDILNYAYKNTNISYLGINFHIRYCRTCGTYLHSNESKCTSCGSTDIQGVSRVTGYLSLDERFGPGKYQEREDRITHTEKHNKNYKCV, from the coding sequence ATGCTAGATGTTGTGAAAAGAGACGGTAGAGAAACAAAATTTAACTCAGAGAAAATTTCTAATGCCATTAAACGCGCGGCAGAGGAAGCTGGGAGTCACTTAAGAGAAGGTCAAGTTATTGACTTAGTACAGAAGGTTATAACCTACATAGAAATGTCAGAACAAGAGAGAGTTACAGTAGAGGAAATCCAAAATCTTGTGGTTAGAGCACTAAAAGATAGTGGATTAAATGAAATTGCAGGTAATTATTCTGCTTACAGAGATGAAAGAACAAAGGTTAGAGAAATAAAATCAGATTTAATGACTGCGATTAAAAAAATAGGTGTAGAGACAGATAGAGATAATGCTAATGTAGGAAATAATTTTTCTTCAAAGCTATTAAGAATTGCATCTGAGTCAAACAAATGGCACAACTTAGCATCAATGCCTAAACATCTAGCAAAAGCTCATGAAAATGGAGATGTATATTACCATGATTTAGACTCATACAACTTGACAACAAATTGTCTACATATTCCTACAAAAGAAATGCTTGAAAAGGGTTTCAACACTGGGTATGGAACTATTAATATGCCTAGAAGAATTGAAACTGCAGCAGAACTTTCTTGTATATTATTACAATCTACTCAAAATGATATGTTTGGTGGACAATCTCATCCAGACTTTGATAATGATATGGCTATATTCATTGAGCCAACAAGAGAGGAAATTAGAAATGAACTTGTATCATATGGATTAGAAGGAGAAAAGTTAGAAGAGACTATAGAGAGAAAACTTGTTGAAAGAGTTCATCAAGCAATGCAAGGAGTAGTTTACAATCTTAATACAATGCATTCAAGAGCAGGATCACAAGTACCATTTTCTTCTATAAACTTAGGAATTCCTCATTCGAAGGAAGCTGCATTAGTATGTGAAGCCTTCTTACTAGAATATGAAAAAGGACTTGGTAGAGGAGAACAACCTATATTCCCTAACATAATTTTTAGAGTTAAAGAAGGGGTAAATAGAGAACCAAATGATCCATACCATTATTTATATAAATTAGCTTGCAGGGTTGCTGCAAAGAGAATGAATCCGACATTTATGAATATAGATGCTGATTTTAATAAAGAATACTATGATCAAGGATACATGCCAGCGACAATGGGATGTAGAACATACCTAATGAAAAATGTAAACGGGGAACCTGGTTGTAAGGGAAGAGGAAATATTGCACCAACTACAATCAACTTACCAAGAATAGGTATCCTTGCAAAAGGCGATATTAATAAATTCTTTGAGATTTTTGACTCAAGAATAGAACTAGCAAAAGAATCATTACTTCATAGATATGGTATATTAAAACAATTAAGAGTTAAGGATTTACCTTTTGTTGCTGGACAACATCTAATGAAAGGTGCAGAAGGGTTAGATCAAAATGATTCCATTGAACCTATATTAAAGCAAGGTACATGGGGTATAGGATTTATAGGATTAGCTGAAACACTAGTTGCATTAACTGGTAAACATCACGGTGAAAGTGAAGAAGCTAGAGAATTAGGAGTTAAAATAGTAACTCATTTAAGAAATAAATGTGATAGATTTATAGAAGAAACTAAATTAAACTGGAGTTGTTACGCTACACCAGCAGAAGGACTTAGCGGTAAGTTTATTAAACAAGATCAAAAGATGTTTGGTAAATTAAATGGTGTAACTGATAAAGAGTACTATACAAATAGTTATCATGTACCAGTAAGTCAACCTTTATCTATAAAAACTAAAATTGAAATAGAAGCTCCTTATCATAAGCTTTGTAATGCTGGACATATAAGTTATCTTGAAGTAGATGACTGCCCAACTGGAGAGGCTATAATGGATATTCTTAATTATGCTTATAAGAATACTAATATAAGTTACCTAGGAATAAACTTCCACATAAGATATTGTAGAACTTGTGGAACATATCTTCACAGCAATGAGAGTAAATGCACAAGTTGTGGAAGCACAGATATTCAAGGTGTATCAAGAGTAACTGGATATTTAAGTTTAGATGAAAGATTTGGTCCAGGAAAATACCAAGAGAGAGAAGATAGAATCACTCATACAGAAAAACATAATAAGAACTATAAGTGTGTATAA